The window ATGTCATTTCCGGAGTTCAGGGTAAGTTTCACCTTGTAATATTCCACCCCATCAACGGCCTCCTTGCCGATCAGTTCTGCTTTATGGCCTTTGGCGGCATAATCCACCAATGGGCCAGCACAATCCAGTTCCGACTGGGCCATCTTAACACGGTCTTCAGGGATAGCTTCAAACTTGCCACCGTTGCGCGGATTGGAGAACCAACCCTGCTTATCGGTTACGAGGAAGGTAAAGCTGCCCATCCCGAAAGAAGTTTCGGTACGCATCAGTTGTTTATCAACCTTGGTCACCTTGGTGGTGATCTCACTTCCATTCTGCATTACGGCCACCCCTTCCATATAAACAGACTTGATGCTGCTCAGTTTCTCTTTTCCCCCAATCGCTTCCACGTATTTGGCGATCACCTCGTCAACAGTCTGGGCTTGTGCAGTAAATAGAGTCAGGGTAAGGCAGCAGGCAAAGGCTGCAGTTAACCATTTGGGCATAACAGATTAATTTATTCAGTCAAATTTAACCGTAAATACTACTATTTGTTAGCCTTTCAACCATTTCCTTACACCACCCACCATAATTATGGTAAAATCTATGGTTTATGGGTAAAATGGATAGAAAAATTGCCGACACGTCGGAGACGGGTCGGAGACGGGTCGGAGACGGGTCGGAGACGGGTCGGAGACGGGTCGGACCTGCGTCCGACCCGTGAGTGGGAAGGGAGTGGTACATTAGCGTAAAAATCGGGCATGGCCATACAGGGGAATATCATCGATATTTTGAACAGGAATATCTTCTTTGGCGAGCTGTACATCAGCAATGGCCGCATTGAGAAAATACGACACCTTTCGGATGGTATCAATACGGCAGCCAGTTTTATCTGCCCGGGATTCATTGATGCCCATGTGCATATCGAAAGCTCCATGCTGGTACCAACCGCTTTTGCCCAGCTGGCAGTAGTGCACGGAACGGTGGCCACCATCAGCGACCCGCACGAGATCGCCAATGTCTGCGGGGAAGCCGGGGTCCTCTTCATGATCGAGAACGGCAAGAAGGTCCCTTTTAAATTCCATTTCGGCGCGCCCAGTTGTGTACCGGCAACAGTATTCGAGACGGCCGGTGCCACCCTCGATGCGGATGCGGTCACCCGACTGCTGGAAAGGGAGGATATCTACTATCTCAGCGAAATGATGAATTTCCCGGGCGTGCTGAACAAGGACCCCGAGGTATTGCAGAAGATCGCGGCGGCCCATGCCCTCAACAAACCGGTCGATGGCCATGCACCGGGACTGAGGGGAGAAACGGCCAAAGCTTATATTGAAGCGGGTATCAGTACCGACCATGAATGTTTCACCCGCGAAGAAGCCATGGATAAACTGAAATATGGCATGAAGATCATCATCAGGGAGGGCAGTGCAGCAAAGAACTTCGAAGCCCTCGTTGGCCTGCTGGAGGAACACCCGGATGAGATCATGTTCTGCTCCGATGACAAGCACCCCGACAGCCTGGCACTGGGTCATATCAACCAGCTCTGCGCCCGGGCCGTTGACCATGAGATAGACCTGTTCAATGTGCTGAAAGCGGCCTGCATCAATCCCGTACTGCATTATAATATGGAAGTGGGCATTTTGCGGGAAGGCGACCCGGCCGACTTCATCATCCTCAATGACCTCGACAATTTCCAGGTATTGGCCACCTATATCAATGGGGAACTGGTTGCCGAAAAAGGCAAGAGCCTGATCCCTGACCTGCCCTGCCACCTCATCAACCAATTCAATTGCCAGCCCCGCACCATCGGTGACCTCAAGGTACCGGAGGATGCCCCATTAAAACCTGCGATTGAGGCGTTGGATGGACAACTGATCACGAATGCCATTCCTATTACTAAGGTAGACCTGATCAACAAGGATGGCAATCTCTGCAGCAACCCGGCAAAGGACCTCTTAAAGATGGTGGTAGTGAACCGCTATAACGATGCCCCGGTGGCCATAGGCTTTGTGAAGAATTTCGGCTTCAAAAGGGGCGCGATCGCTTCTTCGGTTGCCCATGACAGTCATAATATTATTGCAGTTGGGGTGGATGATGAGAGCATTTGCGAGGCCATTAACCTGGTGATCCGGGAAAAGGGCGGGGTGAGCTGTGTGGACCGTGATAAGGGCGCTGTACTTCCGCTGCCGGTCGCAGGTCTCATGAGTGCCGACAATGGTTACGAAGTGGCGAAGTCCTATACCGAGATCGACCTGATGGCCAAGCACCTTGGATCCAGGCTGGGTGCACCATTCATGACGCTCTCCTTTATGGCGCTACTGGTGATCCCGCACCTGAAGCTGAGCGACAAGGGGCTTTTCGACGGCGATCGATTCCAATTTTGCTGAGGCCGGGAATTTTCACCGACCCATTTCCGCAGTTCACCGAATAATAGCATGCAATAACCTATGAAGCCTTGACCCGGGGTGGCATTGACAATAGTTTTGGTAAAAAATATGACAATGAAACCCCAACAACCTATCACCAATAACCAAGACAACATGATAAAAGAAAAAGGCGTACTGGCTGGTATCTTCCTGATCGCGATCGCCGGCCTCCTTATTGCCAATGAATACGGAGTGGTTTTTCTCCCCGGTTGGTTGTTCAGCTGGCCCATGATCCTGATCGCAGTGGGCGTTTTCTCGGGTATCAGTAACGGGTTCCGCAATGCTGGCTTCATGGTGCCCATCCTGATCGGACTATTCTTCCTGATCAGGAAGGAATTCCCCGGACTTATCCCGAGGAACCTGATCGTCCCCATCTTCCTCATGGCTTTCGGAGCATGGCTGATCTTCAAGCCTAAGGGCTGGAGTGGAAGACATTCCTGCAGGAAGAATCGGGGCATCTTCGATACTACCGGTACCAGCACGGAAGAAATTACCCCCAGTGATATTTTCAATGGCGATAAGATCGATGAAGGCGTGGTATTTGGCAGCACCCGCAAGCATGTGGTAACCAAGAATTTCCGGGGTGGTGAGATCTCTGCTGTTTTCGGCAGCAGCGAAGTGAACCTCACCCAGGCAGAACTCATCGATAACAATATACTCCTAGAACTCAATGCTGTTTTCGGCAGTGTGAAGCTCATCGTCCCGCCCCATTGGACCCTCAAGATGGAAAATTCTGCGGTACTGGGCGGTATAGAAGACAAGCGTCCGCAGCATTCCATTTATTCGGATAAGACACTCTACCTGAAGAACAGTGCAGTATTTGGCGGCATTGAGATCGTTCAGGGCTGAACCTACCAACCATTAACCAAAACTTCATCCTTATGGAATGGTTCATAGCTAAACTGGTCTACCAGATCATTTGCGGCGATGGAGACCACACTCCCCAATTTGATGAACAGATGAGACTAGTGCAGGCAAATGCCTATGCCGAAGCTTATGAGAAGGCCTGTCGACTGGGAAAGCAGGAAGCAACCAGTTTCACCAATGATCGCAGCCAACTCGTTCAATGGCAATTTGTGGATGTACCGGAACTGATCCATATCGATAATTTCATGGATGGCGCAGAAATATGCAGCCGCATCCATGAAGAAGCCAGCGGTGCCCATTACCGGGATGCCATTGTACAAAAAGCCATGATGGTAAGCAAAAGGACACCCCTACCCTTTCTCCCTTAAACCAGAACCAAACAATTGAACAACCAACACTTCCATATCACCACCATCAGGCGCGTTTACTATGGCCTCCTTGCTTTGGTCTTTTTCGGTCATGCCTGGCTGTTATATGTTGCTGGTTTCAGCTGGAACAATACCATTACCGAAAGCCTGCTGAATACCCTGACGCTGGGAGGATCCGGATTCATCCTATTCCAGGTCTTCCGTTACTACCTCCCATCCAGGGAAAGGTTCTGGAGCGTGCTGCTGGTGATCCATATCCTTACCGCCATCACCACCCTGGTGCAATCCATATTGCTGAATATTTTCCTGCAGCGTTACCCCGGGATGGAATCGCATTTAACCGAAACCATTGTCCCGCGGATCTGCCTTACCCTGCTCTGGAACAGCCTGGTGGCCTTCCTCTCCATGGCCATCAAAGCCAGCAGGGATAACAGCATGCAAGCCCAAAGGGTGAGGGATGTGGAGCAGTTTGCGAAGGATGCTGAATTATTTCGGTTGCGCCAGCAACTCCAACCCCATTTCCTGTACAACAGCCTCAACTCCATTAATGCCCTGATCGGTATCCAACCGGAGAAAGCCAGGGAAATGGTAGGGCAACTTTCCGATTTCCTTCGTTCAACAGTGAAGGTGGACGATAGCCAATTGTCTACATTGAAAGAAGAACTGGAACAATTGAACCTCTACCTCAACATCGAAAAACTGAGGTTTGGCCATCGCCTGCAAGCCAGCATTAGCGCCGCTGCACCGACTGATGAAGCGAAGCTGCCTGCACTGATCCTCCAACCGCTGGTGGAGAACGCCATCAAGTATGGCCTGTACGATACCCTGGAAACCGTTGACATCACGATTGAAGCAACACTAAATGATAAGCAATTGGTGGTAAGTGTTTGTAACCCTTTTGACCCGGTAACATCTACTGCCCACAAAGGGACGGGCTTCGGGTTGAACGGGATCAGGAAAAGGCTTTACCTGCTGTATGGCCGGAATGATTTACTCACCACCACTTCAGAAAACGGTCGCTTTTGCGCCACCGTCCTAATCCCCCAACTACATGTACAAAGCGATAATAATTGATGATGAGCCTTTGGCGATAATGATGGTAGAGGAATACCTCAAGGGCTTCCCTGACATAACGGTAATGGATACCTGTAATGACGGGTTTGCCGGACTTAAGGCCATTGCCACCCACCAGCCCGACCTGGTATTCCTGGATGTACAGATGCCCAAGATCACCGGCTTTGAAATGCTGGAACTGATCGATCATCCACCGGCCATTATTTTCACCACGGCATTTGAGGAATATGCCGTGAAGGCCTTTGAAGCCCATGCCATTGATTACCTGCTCAAACCCTATACCAGGGAGCGCTTTGAGAAGGCAGTGAATAAATTCCTGCAACAGGCACAGAAGGAAAAAGCAGCGGTCAACCTGCAGGAACTGCTGGAAAGCAACCCGGTGGCGGCCGCGCAACCCAACCGCATCGTGGTCAGAAATGGACAAGTCATCAAGATCATCCCGGTAGATGAGGTCATTTACCTGGAAGCAGCTGATGATTATACCCGGATCGTAACGAAAGAAGCCAGTTTCCTGAAAAAGAAGACCATGGCTTCCTTCGAAGTGCAGCTGGACCCCAACCGCTTCACCCGGATCCACCGCTCCTATATCCTCAACCTGCAGGAACTGACAAGACTGGACGCGCATGAAAAGGACAGCTACCTGGTCACGCTGAGGAATGGCCATAAGTTGCCGGTCAGTAAAACGGGCTATACCAAACTTAAATCTGTATTGGGTATTTGATCAGGCGATACTAGAGGGCTTCTGCCCTGAACAGGCATTCCTGCTCAGGCTTCCACTCCCAACCATAAGGCACCGCCGATGCTGTTGCGTCGGGCACCGGTAACTGATGCCAGCACATTGTATTCCTCCCTCCAGCGTAGCACCCCGATCAGGGCCATGATAACGGCTTCCTTGAATTCGATCAACTGACGGTCAGGTACAACCGCTTCTACCCCGGTTCCTGCCAGCTCATTACGGATGGCTTCCACCAGGAAACCATTCAACGCGCCGCCGCCCGTAACCAGCAGTTTCTGGCCGGCAAGGCTAATGCCCTCCCTGGTGCTGATCTCCTGCAGGCTGCGTTTCAACTGGGCTGCGATATGAACCGAATAGGTATGTAAAGCATCTGAGGTTGACAAGCCGGCATCCGCCACCATTGGGAACACGATATCGGTCCCGAAATCATTGGCAAGGGATTTCGGGTAGGGCTGGTCATAGTATTCCAAACCATTCAGGCTCCCCAAAAGGGATGGGTCGAGGCTTCCTGCAGCTGCCAGTTGGCCACCGGCATCCATCAGCAATCCTTCCTGTTGGGCCAGCATGTTCAGCACCCTGTTGGCAGCACAGATATCAAAGGCAAAATATTGGTCATCCTTCCTGAAGGAGAGGTTGGCGATCCCGCCGATATTGAGTAGGAAAGCATAATCGGCCAGCAGCAATTTCTCCCCGATCGGCACAATGGGAGCCCCCTGTCCGCCAAAGGCCACATCCAGGGCCCTGAGGTCGCTGATCACCGGCAGGCCGGTCTCCGCCGCGATGGCCGCACCATCACCGATCTGGCCGGTCATGAGTTGGGCTGGCATATGGAAGGTGGTATGGCCATGGGAAGCGATCATGTCCACCTTATGTTCCAGGTGATGGGCAGCAATGAACCGGTTCACTTCGCGACCAATATAATGGCCGTATTCCGCATGCAGCAGCATATAGTCCTGGGCTGAAAGATGGATGGCATTCTTCAGTTTCTCTACCCATTCACCGGTATAGGGATAGCATTCCGCCGCCACGATCTCCATCGACCACTTACCTCCTGTTTCCTGGAAATGCACATAGGCGATATCCAACCCATCGAGCGAACTGCCGCTCATCAGACCAATTGCTTTGTATAACATGAAAAAATGATTTTAGTATTCCCTACCTGAGGTTTAGATTTGCTTTTGCGGCCGCAAAATACGACTAATGAGGCTAGTTAGCAGGGAAGAAAAGTCGCGGCCACCCTTGTAAAAAATCGTTTATGGTTGTCAACCTCAGTAAGAACTATTCATTGCTTTGTGATTGGGTAAGGGAACTCAGGGATGTGAACATCCAGCAGGACCGTATGCGCTTCCGCAGGAACTTGGAAAGGATCGGCGAAGTGGCGGCCCTGGAGATCAGCAAGCATATGGCCCATCATGTTGAAGAGGTCCCCACGCCCATGGGTAGTTCCAACTGTAAGGTCCTGTCCCAGCAGCCTGTATTGGCCACCATCCTAAGGGCCGGTATGCCCCTCCACCAGGGCTTGCTCAACTATTTCGATAAGGCCGACAATGCCTTTATCTCCGCCTACCGCAAGCACCATCCCGATGGCAGTTTCGAGATCAGCATGGAATATGTTTCCTGTCCCGAACTCGATGGCAGGGTGCTGATCATTGCTGATCCCATGCTGGCTACCGGTGCTTCGCTGGTGAAGACCATCCAGCATTTGCGTGATGAAGGTGCGCCAAAAGAGGTCCATATAGTGTGCGCTATCGCTTGTACCGTAGGCATCGAATACCTCCACCGCAATGAACCCAATGTCAAGATCTGGTGCGGGGCCATTGATGAAGAACTGACTGCCAAAAGCTATATCGTTCCCGGACTGGGCGACGCGGGCGACCTTGCCTTTGGTCCAAAAATGCAGTCCTGATATCAAATATTAACAGCTGCCATAAGGGAAAAATTGTATTTTACCGGACCGTGGTTATGAGAAAACTATTCTGCTTACTTATCCTTGCAAGCTTTTGCACAGTCCGGCTGAATGCACAGGATCCCCATTTTTCACAATTCTTTGCATCCCCCCTGACGCTGAACCCTGCCTTTACCGGTAAGTTCAACGGTACCCTGAGGGCTGCAGGCAATTACCGGGACCAGTGGCCGACCATCAGCAAGGCTTTCGTAACCTCAACCCTTTCCCTGGATGCCCCCATCATGAGCGGCAAGATCAATGAATGGGATACCTGGGGGATCGGCGGCATGGTAATGACCGACCGCACCGCAAACGGCATCCTCAATTCCAACTATGTTGCTTTTTCCACTGCCTATCATAAAGCGCTTGATGAAGATGGCTTCCACCAGCTAGGCGTAGGCTTCCAGGGTGTATATGCTGCCAAGCGGCTGGATGGTTCGCAACTGAACTTTGAAAACGAACTGGCCCTCGACGGTACCTGGAGCAATCCTAGTGGTGAGGCCATTGATGGTAGCAGGATCGCCGTGGATTATTTCGATTTCAATGCGGGTATTCTCTATAGTGGATCCGCCGGTGGCGATAACAACTTCTATCTTGGCGCATCGGTTTACCATATCAACCGGCCCAAGGAGAATTTCACCAATGGATTCTATACCATCCAACCGCGCTTCACGCTGCATGGTGGTGGCTACCTGCCCATTGCCGATAATGCTACCTTGCACCTTTCTGCCCTGCATACCCAGCAAGCCGGCGCCAATGAAACCGTTGTGGGTGGTGCAGTAGCTTTTCACCTGAACCAGGATGAAGAAAGGCCAACGAATTTTTATGCCGGTTCCTGGATGCGCTTTGGTGATGCGCTCATCCCCTACCTGGGACTTGAATGGGGTGATTTCCGATTGGGAGCAACCTATGATGTGAACACTTCCAACCTGAAGACGGCTTCCCAGCGTCGCGGGGGTATTGAAATATCGCTCATCTATATACGCAGGCCAAGTGATGGCCGGAAGGATATCCCCTGTCCTAAGTTTTAAACTTCTTCCCACTCACGTAGGGATCGCCCTGCAGGTAAAACCGGTAGGGCAATTTTGCGTCTTCGCCTGCATAGTCCACCCCGATCCTGGGTGTCGCTACCAGCTGATCTGCGCTAACGGCATAACCATCATCAGCAATATAGATCTCGTTGTTGAGCAGAAGGCCTGTATGAAGGGTGGAGATCCCGAGGGCCTTTGACAGATTTCCCGGTCCACGGCCAATGGTATGATCCTGTTTGGGTTTGCCCATCCTTTCCAGCATGACCGGTATCCCCTCCAGGGGATGGATGGCCCTCACCAGCACTGCATGCGGGATATCCTCCAGGTTGGTGACAATATTGAACAAATGGTGGATACCATAACAGAGATATACATACGC is drawn from Flavihumibacter rivuli and contains these coding sequences:
- a CDS encoding LytR/AlgR family response regulator transcription factor; its protein translation is MYKAIIIDDEPLAIMMVEEYLKGFPDITVMDTCNDGFAGLKAIATHQPDLVFLDVQMPKITGFEMLELIDHPPAIIFTTAFEEYAVKAFEAHAIDYLLKPYTRERFEKAVNKFLQQAQKEKAAVNLQELLESNPVAAAQPNRIVVRNGQVIKIIPVDEVIYLEAADDYTRIVTKEASFLKKKTMASFEVQLDPNRFTRIHRSYILNLQELTRLDAHEKDSYLVTLRNGHKLPVSKTGYTKLKSVLGI
- a CDS encoding DNA-3-methyladenine glycosylase, with product MMRKLGTSFFQRPDVVELARELVGKVLVTNFNGMKTSGRIVETEAYNGIVDKASHAFGGRRTARTEVMYAPGGTAYVYLCYGIHHLFNIVTNLEDIPHAVLVRAIHPLEGIPVMLERMGKPKQDHTIGRGPGNLSKALGISTLHTGLLLNNEIYIADDGYAVSADQLVATPRIGVDYAGEDAKLPYRFYLQGDPYVSGKKFKT
- a CDS encoding DUF4288 domain-containing protein — protein: MEWFIAKLVYQIICGDGDHTPQFDEQMRLVQANAYAEAYEKACRLGKQEATSFTNDRSQLVQWQFVDVPELIHIDNFMDGAEICSRIHEEASGAHYRDAIVQKAMMVSKRTPLPFLP
- the ade gene encoding adenine deaminase, with the protein product MAIQGNIIDILNRNIFFGELYISNGRIEKIRHLSDGINTAASFICPGFIDAHVHIESSMLVPTAFAQLAVVHGTVATISDPHEIANVCGEAGVLFMIENGKKVPFKFHFGAPSCVPATVFETAGATLDADAVTRLLEREDIYYLSEMMNFPGVLNKDPEVLQKIAAAHALNKPVDGHAPGLRGETAKAYIEAGISTDHECFTREEAMDKLKYGMKIIIREGSAAKNFEALVGLLEEHPDEIMFCSDDKHPDSLALGHINQLCARAVDHEIDLFNVLKAACINPVLHYNMEVGILREGDPADFIILNDLDNFQVLATYINGELVAEKGKSLIPDLPCHLINQFNCQPRTIGDLKVPEDAPLKPAIEALDGQLITNAIPITKVDLINKDGNLCSNPAKDLLKMVVVNRYNDAPVAIGFVKNFGFKRGAIASSVAHDSHNIIAVGVDDESICEAINLVIREKGGVSCVDRDKGAVLPLPVAGLMSADNGYEVAKSYTEIDLMAKHLGSRLGAPFMTLSFMALLVIPHLKLSDKGLFDGDRFQFC
- the upp gene encoding uracil phosphoribosyltransferase → MVVNLSKNYSLLCDWVRELRDVNIQQDRMRFRRNLERIGEVAALEISKHMAHHVEEVPTPMGSSNCKVLSQQPVLATILRAGMPLHQGLLNYFDKADNAFISAYRKHHPDGSFEISMEYVSCPELDGRVLIIADPMLATGASLVKTIQHLRDEGAPKEVHIVCAIACTVGIEYLHRNEPNVKIWCGAIDEELTAKSYIVPGLGDAGDLAFGPKMQS
- a CDS encoding LiaF transmembrane domain-containing protein, translating into MIKEKGVLAGIFLIAIAGLLIANEYGVVFLPGWLFSWPMILIAVGVFSGISNGFRNAGFMVPILIGLFFLIRKEFPGLIPRNLIVPIFLMAFGAWLIFKPKGWSGRHSCRKNRGIFDTTGTSTEEITPSDIFNGDKIDEGVVFGSTRKHVVTKNFRGGEISAVFGSSEVNLTQAELIDNNILLELNAVFGSVKLIVPPHWTLKMENSAVLGGIEDKRPQHSIYSDKTLYLKNSAVFGGIEIVQG
- a CDS encoding sensor histidine kinase encodes the protein MNNQHFHITTIRRVYYGLLALVFFGHAWLLYVAGFSWNNTITESLLNTLTLGGSGFILFQVFRYYLPSRERFWSVLLVIHILTAITTLVQSILLNIFLQRYPGMESHLTETIVPRICLTLLWNSLVAFLSMAIKASRDNSMQAQRVRDVEQFAKDAELFRLRQQLQPHFLYNSLNSINALIGIQPEKAREMVGQLSDFLRSTVKVDDSQLSTLKEELEQLNLYLNIEKLRFGHRLQASISAAAPTDEAKLPALILQPLVENAIKYGLYDTLETVDITIEATLNDKQLVVSVCNPFDPVTSTAHKGTGFGLNGIRKRLYLLYGRNDLLTTTSENGRFCATVLIPQLHVQSDNN
- a CDS encoding anhydro-N-acetylmuramic acid kinase; this translates as MLYKAIGLMSGSSLDGLDIAYVHFQETGGKWSMEIVAAECYPYTGEWVEKLKNAIHLSAQDYMLLHAEYGHYIGREVNRFIAAHHLEHKVDMIASHGHTTFHMPAQLMTGQIGDGAAIAAETGLPVISDLRALDVAFGGQGAPIVPIGEKLLLADYAFLLNIGGIANLSFRKDDQYFAFDICAANRVLNMLAQQEGLLMDAGGQLAAAGSLDPSLLGSLNGLEYYDQPYPKSLANDFGTDIVFPMVADAGLSTSDALHTYSVHIAAQLKRSLQEISTREGISLAGQKLLVTGGGALNGFLVEAIRNELAGTGVEAVVPDRQLIEFKEAVIMALIGVLRWREEYNVLASVTGARRNSIGGALWLGVEA
- a CDS encoding PorP/SprF family type IX secretion system membrane protein; amino-acid sequence: MRKLFCLLILASFCTVRLNAQDPHFSQFFASPLTLNPAFTGKFNGTLRAAGNYRDQWPTISKAFVTSTLSLDAPIMSGKINEWDTWGIGGMVMTDRTANGILNSNYVAFSTAYHKALDEDGFHQLGVGFQGVYAAKRLDGSQLNFENELALDGTWSNPSGEAIDGSRIAVDYFDFNAGILYSGSAGGDNNFYLGASVYHINRPKENFTNGFYTIQPRFTLHGGGYLPIADNATLHLSALHTQQAGANETVVGGAVAFHLNQDEERPTNFYAGSWMRFGDALIPYLGLEWGDFRLGATYDVNTSNLKTASQRRGGIEISLIYIRRPSDGRKDIPCPKF